The following proteins come from a genomic window of Candidatus Bathyarchaeota archaeon:
- the glmS gene encoding glutamine--fructose-6-phosphate transaminase (isomerizing), with protein sequence MCGITGYIGEGKASEILLASLKSLEYRGYDSCGMATIFNNKIFIKKDVGKVDEVNTRLNFTQLPGNIGIAHTRWSTHGAVTKDNAHPHISNNKKIAVVHNGIIENYESLKLMLENEGFKFYSETDTEVIPNLIEFEMRKGKTFEKASIEALKKLKGSYAILAIHAEEKKIIACRSKSPLVIGVGDNFYFASSDIPAFLKYTKKVIYLYDKDLAILSNNNLKIYNLNEEKEVNREIYTIDWSLEQVEKGDFNHFMIKEILEQVETIQKAAEQDEKILFEVVKEIKKAEKVFLVGCGSSYHACLSASYLFSKISKLYVSVVLASEFSNYSQLLNEKTLVIAVSQSGETADVLEAVELAKEKGCKVISIVNVKGSSLYRNSDKSLLMRSGPEISVLSTKTYTSQLAIFLLLAYTAAEKYNEGKKKLKYLWNIIYNLTSETMRNYIKKLAEKLKDAQHIFLIGKGLQYPTALEAALKIKEVAYIHAEAFAGGELKHGPIALIENNTPCIVFVSKENKEEILSNAIEIKSRGGYIIGVSPENYSPFDFLIKVPEVEEANPICQIIPIQILSYQLALLRGFDPDKPRNLAKSVTVK encoded by the coding sequence TTGTGCGGGATAACAGGATATATAGGCGAAGGAAAAGCAAGCGAAATATTATTAGCTTCGCTTAAAAGCTTAGAGTATAGAGGATACGATTCTTGCGGTATGGCAACAATTTTTAACAATAAAATATTTATAAAAAAAGACGTAGGTAAAGTGGATGAAGTTAATACGCGATTAAATTTTACTCAGCTTCCAGGAAACATAGGAATCGCTCATACACGTTGGAGCACTCATGGAGCAGTTACTAAAGATAATGCGCATCCTCACATTTCTAACAATAAGAAAATTGCTGTAGTCCACAATGGTATAATTGAAAATTATGAAAGTTTAAAACTGATGCTTGAAAATGAGGGTTTTAAATTCTATAGTGAAACAGATACTGAGGTTATTCCAAATTTAATTGAGTTTGAAATGAGGAAAGGTAAAACATTTGAGAAAGCTTCAATAGAAGCTTTAAAAAAGCTTAAAGGAAGCTACGCTATTTTAGCAATTCATGCTGAAGAAAAAAAGATTATCGCATGCAGAAGCAAATCTCCACTTGTTATAGGTGTGGGAGATAATTTTTATTTTGCATCAAGCGATATCCCTGCTTTTTTAAAATACACAAAAAAAGTCATTTATCTTTACGATAAAGATTTAGCTATTTTAAGTAACAACAACTTAAAAATCTACAATTTAAATGAAGAAAAGGAAGTTAACAGAGAGATTTACACAATCGATTGGAGTTTAGAGCAGGTTGAAAAAGGTGACTTTAATCATTTTATGATTAAAGAGATCTTAGAACAAGTGGAAACAATTCAAAAAGCTGCAGAACAAGATGAAAAAATTCTTTTTGAAGTGGTTAAAGAAATAAAAAAAGCAGAAAAAGTTTTTCTTGTTGGTTGTGGAAGCTCTTATCATGCTTGTTTATCTGCAAGTTATCTTTTCTCAAAAATATCTAAACTTTATGTTTCAGTAGTGTTAGCTTCAGAATTCTCGAATTATTCACAGCTACTTAATGAAAAAACTTTAGTTATAGCTGTTTCTCAAAGTGGAGAAACAGCTGATGTATTAGAAGCGGTTGAATTAGCAAAAGAAAAAGGATGTAAAGTAATTTCTATAGTAAATGTTAAAGGCTCATCTCTTTATAGAAATTCTGATAAATCTTTATTAATGCGTTCCGGACCTGAAATTTCAGTTTTATCAACTAAAACTTACACTTCCCAATTAGCTATTTTCCTTCTTTTAGCTTATACTGCAGCTGAAAAATATAATGAAGGAAAAAAGAAACTGAAATATTTATGGAACATAATTTATAATTTAACTTCAGAAACAATGAGAAACTATATTAAAAAATTAGCTGAAAAACTAAAGGATGCTCAACATATATTTCTTATAGGTAAAGGCTTACAGTATCCTACAGCTTTAGAAGCAGCTTTAAAAATTAAGGAAGTTGCGTACATTCATGCTGAAGCGTTTGCTGGAGGAGAATTAAAACATGGACCAATAGCTTTAATCGAGAATAATACTCCCTGTATAGTTTTTGTTTCAAAAGAAAATAAAGAAGAAATTTTATCGAATGCTATAGAAATTAAAAGTAGAGGCGGATATATAATTGGAGTTTCTCCAGAAAATTATTCTCCATTCGATTTTTTAATTAAAGTTCCTGAAGTTGAAGAAGCTAACCCTATATGTCAAATAATTCCTATTCAAATTTTATCTTATCAATTAGCATTATTGAGAGGTTTCGATCCTGATAAACCTAGAAATTTAGCAAAATCCGTTACAGTAAAATAA
- a CDS encoding S-layer protein, whose protein sequence is MSFLILKTKSKKYTILTQILKDPKIALDVLQPLRWKILNELLKKPLCAKDLASILNITVQTASYHLKKLNEDGLIKLVKIVEKRGAIAKYYVAELNALTILFNPILEEVLKSDFESLSRSISFLTPLLEDGKFNAKIIVGSPDIHGEYKSRARCAGYAVDLALFLGSFLPITEDLVTKLDTEVNDKDLEKNLILIGGPKVNMVTLKINEFLPIFFDLSEGSAIISKVSGRIFRGEEEGTIQLIQNPFNLKSKILVLAGNTHIGTRASIVGFIKHLSKVAQGNSWNKDVIAKVVSGIDLDSDGIIDDVEFLE, encoded by the coding sequence ATGTCTTTCCTTATTTTAAAAACTAAAAGCAAAAAATATACTATTTTAACACAAATTTTAAAGGATCCCAAAATAGCTTTAGATGTTTTGCAACCTTTAAGATGGAAGATTCTAAATGAATTATTAAAGAAGCCTTTATGCGCAAAAGATTTAGCTTCTATTTTAAATATAACTGTACAAACTGCTTCTTATCATTTAAAAAAACTTAATGAAGATGGTTTAATAAAATTGGTTAAAATAGTAGAGAAGCGGGGGGCTATAGCTAAATATTATGTGGCAGAGTTAAACGCTTTAACAATATTGTTTAATCCAATACTAGAAGAAGTTTTAAAAAGTGATTTTGAATCACTAAGTAGATCTATATCCTTTTTAACTCCATTATTAGAGGATGGAAAATTTAATGCTAAAATAATTGTTGGAAGCCCTGATATTCATGGGGAATACAAATCCAGAGCTAGATGCGCTGGATACGCTGTTGATTTAGCTTTATTTTTAGGTTCATTTTTACCTATCACTGAGGATTTAGTAACGAAATTAGATACAGAAGTGAATGATAAAGATCTTGAAAAAAACTTGATTTTAATTGGTGGTCCTAAAGTAAATATGGTTACTTTAAAAATTAACGAGTTTTTACCAATATTTTTTGATTTAAGTGAAGGAAGCGCTATAATTTCTAAAGTTTCAGGAAGAATTTTTAGAGGAGAAGAAGAGGGAACAATCCAATTAATTCAAAACCCATTTAATTTAAAATCTAAAATTCTAGTTTTAGCTGGAAATACACATATTGGAACAAGAGCTTCAATTGTTGGTTTTATAAAGCATTTATCTAAAGTTGCTCAAGGAAATTCATGGAATAAAGATGTAATTGCTAAAGTCGTTAGTGGAATAGATTTAGATAGCGATGGAATAATTGATGATGTAGAATTTTTGGAGTGA
- a CDS encoding TATA-box-binding protein — translation MDSKKDFVTIENVVASTSLNQRLDLDSISKAFPNVEYRPEHFPGLIYKLRKPRTSTLIFSSGKMICTGAKSEYQAKKAIMKIIETLRNNGIIIIGKPEIKIQNIVASADLKGEIDLEQAANFLERTIYEPDQFPALIYKMVEPKVVVLLFSRGKLICAGGKKESEVKEAIKKLKETLEEMGIIAYREVTPLSPISF, via the coding sequence ATGGATTCAAAAAAAGATTTCGTAACAATAGAGAATGTTGTTGCTTCAACATCACTTAATCAAAGGTTAGATTTAGATTCTATTTCAAAAGCTTTCCCAAATGTTGAATATCGACCAGAACATTTTCCAGGTTTAATCTATAAACTAAGGAAGCCTAGAACATCAACTTTAATTTTCAGCTCTGGAAAAATGATTTGCACAGGAGCTAAATCTGAGTATCAAGCTAAAAAGGCAATAATGAAAATTATTGAAACATTAAGGAATAATGGCATTATTATAATTGGGAAACCTGAAATAAAAATACAAAACATTGTTGCTTCAGCAGATTTAAAAGGTGAAATAGATTTAGAGCAGGCAGCAAACTTTCTTGAAAGAACAATTTATGAACCTGATCAATTTCCAGCCTTAATCTATAAAATGGTTGAACCTAAAGTTGTTGTTCTTCTCTTTTCTAGAGGAAAACTTATATGCGCTGGAGGAAAAAAAGAATCTGAAGTTAAAGAAGCTATAAAAAAACTTAAGGAAACCCTTGAAGAAATGGGAATTATCGCTTATAGAGAGGTAACACCTTTATCACCAATTTCATTTTAA
- a CDS encoding N-glycosylase/DNA lyase, with amino-acid sequence MKECNNNAKQKLIKKIIELKQSEIENLVKERIQEFKSFILKSNEDWFSELCFCILTANSSAELGVKIQKEIGANGFLTLPLKELTLKLKMLGHRFYAKRAEFIVKARNYKNIKDIVLSFSNVKNCREWLVKNIKGLGFKEASHFLRNVGYFNLAIIDRHILRILSKYGFISNNSKSLTKKVYFEIESILEMLAKKVDLTLAELDLYLWFMETGKILK; translated from the coding sequence CTGAAAGAATGTAATAATAATGCAAAACAAAAATTAATTAAGAAAATAATTGAATTAAAACAAAGTGAAATAGAAAATTTAGTTAAGGAAAGAATTCAAGAATTTAAAAGCTTTATTTTAAAATCTAATGAAGATTGGTTTTCAGAGCTTTGCTTTTGCATTTTAACAGCAAATTCATCAGCTGAATTAGGAGTAAAAATTCAAAAAGAAATTGGAGCTAACGGATTTTTAACTCTTCCATTAAAAGAATTAACCTTAAAACTTAAAATGTTAGGTCATAGATTTTACGCTAAAAGAGCTGAATTCATAGTTAAAGCTAGAAACTATAAAAATATTAAAGATATAGTTTTAAGTTTTTCTAATGTTAAAAATTGTAGAGAATGGTTAGTTAAAAACATTAAGGGGTTAGGGTTTAAAGAAGCAAGCCACTTTCTAAGAAACGTAGGCTACTTTAATTTAGCAATTATAGATAGGCATATTCTACGTATCCTTTCAAAATATGGCTTCATATCTAACAATTCAAAATCTTTAACTAAAAAAGTATACTTTGAAATAGAAAGTATTTTAGAAATGTTAGCTAAAAAAGTTGATTTAACTTTAGCAGAGTTAGATTTATACCTTTGGTTTATGGAAACTGGAAAAATCTTAAAATGA